A genomic segment from Daphnia carinata strain CSIRO-1 chromosome 1, CSIRO_AGI_Dcar_HiC_V3, whole genome shotgun sequence encodes:
- the LOC130693469 gene encoding uncharacterized protein LOC130693469, which yields MELQSELIRPSRNKHRSNAVTAMRVIDRREAVTELEQKLAKSKKQLLREEVTAFEKRTAIAEKKEQLECEELQSLQLFQTNLKIRESVLSDLENDEEECRKLSEEQHLHLLQMQQLEGDLTQLMTKLEFLQNYQNTISDVEGFDRVVSKFQELNQTWQNTATEYHEILTSATKSTFRKGHPMETVMRTLDETNAADGQRATHSHESTDRNKTARNAQWQTCTVVESFKQHGHTYLAIVNLAAHLSFHPIARTLTNVGGSNLRAVKPTKTLFGKKDELERVPSIEQINVSVQSNKERWRALAAAAMGDGRGQTRGETDASVSSDIGRAADSVSIEIENKLLAHADVCSVSSICPKQSIINKIAISKLNFIEQVLYDLTLIKDEIEFHTDPLFYNEPGHSFA from the exons ATGGAACTTCAAAGTGAACTAAT TCGACCTTCTAGGAATAAACACCGTTCGAATGCCGTCACTGCTATGCGCGTAATT GATCGACGAGAAGCGGTGACTGAACTGGAGCAAAAATTGGCAAAAAGTAAGAAACAGCTATTACGAGAAGAAGTAACCGCATTTGAAAAACGAACAGCAATAGCAGAAAAGAAGGAACAACTGGAGTGCGAAGAACTGCAGAGTTTGCAGCTTTTTCAG ACAAACTTGAAAATTCGTGAATCTGTTTTATCGGATCTGGaaaatgacgaagaagaatgTCGAAAACTGAGCGAGGAGCAACACCTTCACCTACTCCAG aTGCAACAGCTTGAAGGTGATCTAACCCAGTTAATGACTAAGCTTGAGTTCTTGCAAAACTACCAG AACACCATATCGGACGTAGAAGGATTTGATCGAGTAGTCAGTAAATTTCAAGAGTTAAATCAAACTTGGCAAAATACGGCTACTGAATATCATGAAATATTAACCAGCGCAACCAAATCAACGTTTAGAAAGGGACATCCAATg GAGACTGTGATGCGGACCCTAGATGAAACAAATGCTGCCGACGGTCAACGAGCTACGCATTCACACGAATCAACGGATCGCAACAAGACGGCCCGAAACGCACAGTGGCAGACTTGTACGGTGGTAGAATCGTTCAAACAACACGGCCATACTTACTTGGCAATCGTAAATTTAGCAGCGCACTTGTCGTTTCACCCAATAGCGAGGACCCTTACGAACGTTGGTGGTTCTAATCTGCGGGCTGTCAAACCTACCAAAACTcttttcggaaaaaaagacgagTTGGAGAGAGTTCCTAGCATCGAACAAATCAATGTGTCAGTACAGAGCAACAAAGAAAGATGGAGAGCATTGGCTGCGGCTGCAATGGGCGATGGTAGAGGGCAAACTCGGGGCGAAACCGATGCCTCTGTTTCATCCGATATAGGTCGAGCTGCTGACTCGGTGAGCATTGAAATCGAAAACAAATTGTTGGCTCATGCTGACGTGTGCAGCGTTTCGTCCATTTGTCCAAAACAATCCATTATCAACAAAATTGCTATTAGCAAACTAAATTTCATAGAACAAGTTCTTTACGACTTGACATTGATCAAAGATGAAATCGAATTTCACACTGATCCCTTATTTTACAATGAACCCGGGCATTCGTTTGCCTAA
- the LOC130693434 gene encoding uncharacterized protein LOC130693434: MDALPAGDIGYIGESERRREGRLTSIIDQLLSSRATSTFGDAVNSDKRIKGKNREISSTSGRTDGTMSSPSAPMEHQPVQASANDNRPKKESVPFNTSSVKASLSNKARRKKVGRNTSPSANVKHERFSPDMETGTASSRSASPCSPISHSFRPPTPSTAETPNNSCVSPAERFSPGNYNASNNKPMSEGLQMSRNYSDFMRSLAAKYNNSNDYRSQQTNSLMSILDSRASCKDLIFGEGSSQSPPFPLFNLPLNTFTSHALAASKHYEMASALAETGKKERREFSTTPLLPLSGLGQDNSIRHALPPGFHAGPAMDMSSTQALLSIVRSATARGSPRIDPYISDTTTRPGPATLKRSSVETVAVASHIPLDLSASMAKRPYMDSQLESLGRSRFSQLSSSRSPAMDPNNIAGRQFPPIGRKSPPSRFSSDTINARGENKVAIQNKPAIAQLLPNCRLSCAAHSCSAAAVEVQKWSISHVVDFVKSIDICSEYAQAFEDQSIDGSTLPLLTEEHLITSMNMKLGPALKLRSVLANKIGHCAICLHCIHCHAEPTGVEQPLSSQDHQNLLNNS; this comes from the exons ATGGATGCCCTTCCAGCGGGAGATATAgg ATATATCGGAGAATCGGAACGCAGACGTGAAGGCCGCTTGACAAGCATCATTGATCAGTTGCTCAGTAGCAGAGCCACTTCCACTTTTGGCGATGCCGTCAATTCCGACAAAAGGATTAAAG GTAAAAATCGCGAAATTTCATCGACATCAGGAAGAACTGATGGCACTATGTCTTCACCGAGTGCGCCAATGGAACACCAACCCGTTCAGGCATCAGCAAACG ATAATCGTCCTAAGAAAGAAAGTGTCCCGTTTAACACGTCGAGCGTAAAAGCTTCACTATCAAATAAAGCTCGTCGCAAAAAAGTTGGACGCAACACTTCTCCGTCTGCAAATGTAAAACATGAACGTTTCAGCCCCGACATGGAGACGGGCACGGCTTCTTCACGGAGTGCCTCACCATGCAGCCCCATTTCCCATTCCTTCCGGCCTCCTACACCCTCAACAGCAGAAACGCCCAATAATTCGTGTGTCTCTCCAGCGGAACGATTTAGCCCGGGGAACTACAACGCATCCAATAACAAACCTATGTCGGAAGGTCTTCAAATGTCTCGGAACTACAGTGATTTCATGCGTAGTTTGGCGGCGAAGTACAACAATTCCAACGATTACCGATCGCAGCAAACAAACAGCCTCATGTCAATCTTAGACTCACGAGCATCCTGTAAAGACTTGATATTCGGCGAAGGGTCCTCACAGTCACCCCCATTCCCACTCTTTAATCTTCCGCTGAATACGTTCACCTCTCATGCGCTCGCTGCTAGTAAACACTATGAAATGGCTTCTGCATTGGCAGAAACtggcaagaaagaaaggagGGAATTTTCTACAACTCCATTGCTGCCTTTGAGTGGATTGGGCCAAGACAACAGTATCCGCCATGCTCTGCCACCTGGCTTCCATGCTGGGCCTGCTATGGACATGAGTTCAACTCAAGCGCTGCTGAGCATTGTCCGTTCGGCTACAGCTCGTGGTTCGCCGCGCATAGATCCATACATTAGCGATACGACTACCCGACCTGGTCCCGCCACGTTGAAACGTTCATCAGTCGAAACGGTTGCAGTGGCGTCTCACATCCCATTGGATCTAAGCGCTTCCATGGCAAAGCGTCCATACATGGATTCGCAACTCGAATCGCTAGGCCGTAGTCGGTTTTCCcaactttcttcttctcggtCGCCTGCCATGGACCCAAATAACATTGCTGGGAGGCAATTCCCTCCTATTGGCAGGAAGTCACCGCCCTCACGCTTCTCATCAGACACCATTAATGCTCGTGGAGAAAATAAAGTAGCAATTCAGAACAAACCAGCAATTGCACAGCTGCTGCCAAACTGCCGTTTGAGTTGTGCCGCTCATTCTTGTAGCGCTGCTGCAGTTGAAGTCCAAAAGTGGTCAATCAGCCACGTAGTGGATTTCGTCAAAAGTATTGATATCTGTTCTGAATATGCCCAG GCATTTGAAGACCAATCAATCGACGGTAGTACTCTTCCCTTACTGACCGAAGAACACTTAATCACGAGCATGAACATGAAACTTGGACCAGCATTGAAATTGCGATCCGTATTGGCAAATAAAATAGGCCACTGTGCTATATGCCTTCATTGTATTCATTGTCACGCAGAACCTACAGGAGTTGAGCAACCACTGTCCTCTCAAGATCACCAAAATTTGTTGAACAATTCATGA
- the LOC130693480 gene encoding acyl-CoA-binding protein homolog: MSLDEKFNKAAEDIKALTARPTDDELKEIYALFKQATVGDVNVARPGMLDFKGKAKWDAWESKKGMSSDAAKEAYVVKSEELVAKYSA; encoded by the exons ATGTCTCTTGATGAA aaattcaataaagctgCAGAGGATATCAAAGCGTTGACTGCTAGGCCTACTGACGATGaactaaaagaaatttatGCGTTATTTAAGCAAGCCACTGTTGGAGATGTTAACGTTG CACGACCTGGAATGTTGGATTTTAAAGGAAAAGCCAAATGGGATGCCTGGGAATCAAAAAAAGGCATGTCTTCAGATGCAGCAAAAGAAGCGTATGTTGTGAAGTCAGAAGAGCTGGTGGCTAAGTACAGTGCATGA
- the LOC130693427 gene encoding DNA ligase 1-like yields the protein MEQQGQRLITSFFSKPRLTSSAEVVKGKEKSVEVRCTDEASVLPGIKSCASDSPAKTATKKVKALESDDEAPVSRKNKRRKCAVSSSDESEPETEAITRNKNLTPKLKSPSKLSGSTNENSTTLFEKKEDSKLNKKSVLLVDKEDTCDSNDEIKLGNHEYYNPGKNSYHPLKDATWKMGDIVPYMALAKTLELIEETSSRLKMIEILANYFRSVFLLSPNDVLCSVYLCLNQLAPAYIGLELGVGEGIIIKAIAQATGRTADKVKADVSAKGDVGLVAEASKSTQKTLFIFRPAILTVNSVFSKLTEVAVMTGNSSQTKKVDKIHGLLVAAKQLEARFIARSLAGKLRIGLAEQSLLQALAFAASATPPNQPSPPTQLNCFQGLSSEAIKAKVEAAAVILKTAYCQCPSYDRIIPVLLREGVAALPLHCTLTPGVPLKPMLACPTRGVGEVLQKFESTKFTCEWKYDGERAQIHLLENGEVRIYSRNQENNTSKYPDIISRFQSWIAPSASVRSAIIDSEAVAWDTEKKTILPFQILSTRKRKDAVEADIKVQVCVFAFDLLFINGESLVEIPLIERRQKLWNSFHRVDGQFDFATSRDPQSIEEIEEFLDESLKGNCEGLMVKGLVKDATYEIAKRSKNWLKLKKDYLDGVGDTIDAVVIGGYLGRGKRTGLYGGFLLACYDENNEDYQSLCKIGTGFSDEDFQTHSDFLKNHIIQKPKPYYRFDQTLSPDHWFEPVQVWEIKCADLSISPVHRAAVGIIDPVKGISLRFPRFIRIRPDKNPENATSAEQIADLYKSQDQIKNRKIEEDEEGFY from the exons atggAGCAACAAGGACAGCGTCTTATAAC atcttttttttcgaaaccaCGTTTAACGTCTTCTGCAGAAGTCgttaaaggaaaagaaaagagcgtAGAAGTGCGATGCACCGATGAAGCATCTGTGTTGCC GGGGATTAAAAGTTGTGCCAGTGACAGTCCAGCCAAAACAGCCaccaaaaaagtaaaagcactTGAAAGTGATGATGAGGCTCCTGTTTCTCGAAAAAATAA GAGGAGAAAATGTGCTGTAAGCAGCAGTGATGAGTCAGAACCAGAAACAGAGGCTataacaagaaacaaaaacttgacACCAAAACTTAAATCACCAAGCAAATTATCAGGATCTACTAATGAAAATAGTACTACACTTTTTGAGAAAAAGGAGGACTCTAagttaaacaagaaaagtgtTCTATTAGTAGACAAAGAAG ATACATGTGATTCAAACGATGAAATCAAGTTGGGGAATCATGAGTACTATAATCCTGGCAAGAACAGTTATCATCCTCTAAAAGATGCAACATGGAAAATGGGTGATATCGTACCATACATGGCCCTAGCTAAAACACTGGAACTT ATTGAAGAAACTAGTTCCAGGTTGAAAATGATAGAAATCTTGGCAAACTACTTCAgaagtgtttttcttttgtcaccAAATGATGTGTTGTGCTCTGTTTATTTATGTTTAAATCAATTAGCACCTGCATATATTG GCCTGGAGCTTGGAGTAGGGGAAGGTATAATCATTAAAGCTATTGCACAAGCTACTGGAAGAACAGCAGACAAAGTTAAAGCTGATGTATCAGCTAAAGGAGATGTGGGTTTAGTAGCAGAGGCATCAAAAAGCACCCAAAAaaccctttttattttcag GCCAGCTATTTTAACAGTGAATAGCGTATTCAGCAAATTGACCGAAGTAGCTGTGATGACAGGAAATAGTTCCCAGACGAAGAAAGTAGATAAGATTCACGGATTACTCGTTGCTGCGAAGCAATTAGAAGCCCGTTTCATAGCACGATCGCTGGCTGGCAAGCTACGAATTGGGTTGGCTGAACAGTCTCTTCTTCAAGCGTTAGCTTTTGCAGCTTCCGCAACTCCCCCAAATCAGCCTTCACCGCCTACCCAACTGAACTGTTTCCAGGGGCTTAGCAGTGAAGCCATTAAAGCCAAAGTGGAAGCTGCAGCAGTCATTTTAAAGACAGCATATTG CCAATGCCCTAGCTATGATCGAATCATACCAGTTCTTTTACGGGAAGGCGTAGCAGCGCTCCCACTGCATTGTACCCTTACTCCAGGAGTTCCATTAAAACCCATGTTGGCGTGTCCTACAAGAGGTGTCGGAGAAGTACTGCAGAAGTTTGAATCTACCAAGTTCACCTGTGAGTGGAAATACGATGGTGAAAGAGCGCAGATACACCTCCTCGAGAATGGCGAAGTCAGAATTTACAGCAGGAACCAAGAAAATAACACCTCAAAGTACCCTGATATTATCAGTCGCTTTCAGTCATGGATTGCTCCGTCAGCTTCCGTTCGATCTGCGATTATTGATTCTGAAGCTGTAGCTTGGGatacagagaagaaaacaatccttccgtttcaaattctttcaacgagaaaacgaaaagatgcTGTTGAAGCAGACATTAAAGTTCAA gTTTGCGTATTCGCATTTGATTTGTTGTTCATCAACGGAGAGTCCCTTGTCGAAATCCCGTTAATAGAACGTCGACAAAAGCTTTGGAACTCTTTTCATAGAGTTGATGGTCAGTTTGATTTTGCAACTAGCAGAGATCCACAATCAATTGAGGAAATCGAAGAATTTTTGGACGAATCGTTGAAAG GCAATTGCGAAGGACTTATGGTTAAAGGCTTAGTGAAAGATGCTACGTATGAAATTGCGAAGAGATCGAAAAATTGGTTGAAATTAAAGAAAGACTACTTGGATGGAGTTGGTGACACGATTGATGCCGTCGTAATAGGCGGTTATTTAGGCAGAGGCAAACGCACCGGTCTTTACGGCGGCTTTTTACTGGCATGCTACGatgaaaacaatgaagatTACCAGTCACTTTGTAAA ATCGGTACAGGATTTAGTGATGAAGATTTTCAGACCCATAGTGATTTCCTCAAAAACCACATAATTCAAAAGCCAAAACCTTACTACCGG TTTGACCAAACGTTATCACCCGATCATTGGTTTGAGCCCGTGCAAGTGTGGGAAATTAAATGCGCTGACTTGTCCATTTCGCCAGTACATAGAGCTGCTGTCGGAATAATTGACCCTGTTAAAGGAATTTCTTTGAGATTTCCTCGTTTTATAAGAATACGACCGGACAAGAATCCGGAGAATGCTACATCAGCCGAACAG ATTGCCGATCTTTACAAGAGCCAAGACCAGATAAAAAATCGGAAAATAGAGGAGGATGAAGAGGGCTTTTATTGA